The following are encoded in a window of Panicum virgatum strain AP13 chromosome 5N, P.virgatum_v5, whole genome shotgun sequence genomic DNA:
- the LOC120676204 gene encoding non-specific lipid-transfer protein 1-like: MAGPRLATLALAVLLAAAVAAPPAAVRAAISCSTVYNTLMPCLPYVQMGGAMPPQPCCGGIRSLLAQANNTPDRRAICGCLKNVANGASGGPYVTRAAALPSKCGVSLPYKISTDVNCNTIN, encoded by the exons aTGGCTGGACCGAGGCTCGCGACGCTGGCGCTGGCCGTGCtcctggcggcggccgtggcggctcccccggcggcggtgcgcgcggccATTTCGTGCAGCACCGTGTACAACACCCTGATGCCGTGCCTGCCGTACGTGCAGATGGGCGGCGCGATGCCCCCGCAGCCGTGCTGCGGCGGCATCCGCAGCCTGCTGGCGCAGGCCAACAACACCCCCGACCGCCGCGCCATCTGCGGCTGCCTCAAGAACGTCGCCAACGGCGCCTCCGGCGGGCCCTACgtcacccgcgccgccgcgctgcccaGCAAGTGCGGCGTTTCCCTGCCCTACAAGATCAGCACCGACGTCAACTGCAACAC GATTAACTGA